A window from Macaca fascicularis isolate 582-1 chromosome 20, T2T-MFA8v1.1 encodes these proteins:
- the DEXI gene encoding dexamethasone-induced protein isoform X2: MPPQLVGGTIWTGMVPQEEILPCLRGLPAPLKSFVPTERFLFGPRRVEKRLGLSAEVGKAPAPTEGRMHGASHDLICPQRYSDGLALASDYLQLRWKFTGTQPEFASPHFTPERTCFPHFTFREDTSNCGHTQKQLPAPFDFAEHLTSKHLHIHTE; the protein is encoded by the exons ATGCCGCCGCAGCTGGTTGGGGGCACCATCTGGACGGGGATGGTTCCCCAGGAGGAGATCCTCCCCTGCCTCCGAGGCCT GCCTGCTCCCCTCAAAAGCTTCGTGCCAACAGAGAGGTTCCTATTTGGACCCAGGAGAGTAGAAAAGAGATTGGGACTGAGTGCTGAGGTTGGGAAGGCACCTGCTCCCACAGAAGGGAGAATGCACGGGGCGTCCCACGACCTCATCTGCCCGCAGCGTTACTCCGATGGCCTGGCCTTGGCTTCTGATTATTTGCAGCTGCGATGGAAGTTTACAGGAACCCAGCCAGAGTTCGCCTCCCCGCACTTCACCCCGGAGCGCACCTGCTTCCCCCACTTCACCTTCAGAGAGGACACTTCAAACTGCGGACACACGCAAAAGCAACTCCCAGCTCCGTTTGAT TTTGCAGAGCACTTGACTTCAAAGCACCTTCACATACACACCGAGTGA
- the DEXI gene encoding dexamethasone-induced protein isoform X1, which translates to MPPQLVGGTIWTGMVPQEEILPCLRGLPAPLKSFVPTERFLFGPRRVEKRLGLSAEVGKAPAPTEGRMHGASHDLICPQRYSDGLALASDYLQLRWKFTGTQPEFASPHFTPERTCFPHFTFREDTSNCGHTQKQLPAPFDVRRLRCGRVEAAELWGKTVVAPLALMRC; encoded by the exons ATGCCGCCGCAGCTGGTTGGGGGCACCATCTGGACGGGGATGGTTCCCCAGGAGGAGATCCTCCCCTGCCTCCGAGGCCT GCCTGCTCCCCTCAAAAGCTTCGTGCCAACAGAGAGGTTCCTATTTGGACCCAGGAGAGTAGAAAAGAGATTGGGACTGAGTGCTGAGGTTGGGAAGGCACCTGCTCCCACAGAAGGGAGAATGCACGGGGCGTCCCACGACCTCATCTGCCCGCAGCGTTACTCCGATGGCCTGGCCTTGGCTTCTGATTATTTGCAGCTGCGATGGAAGTTTACAGGAACCCAGCCAGAGTTCGCCTCCCCGCACTTCACCCCGGAGCGCACCTGCTTCCCCCACTTCACCTTCAGAGAGGACACTTCAAACTGCGGACACACGCAAAAGCAACTCCCAGCTCCGTTTGAT gtgaggagactgaggtgtgGGAGAGTAGAGGCGGCAGAACTCTGGGGAAAGACAGTTGTAGCGCCACTTGCCCTCATGCGAtgctaa
- the DEXI gene encoding dexamethasone-induced protein isoform X3 has translation MLGARVAAHLDALGPLVPYVPPPLLPSMFYVGLFFVNVLILYYAFLMEYIVLNVGLVFLPEDMDQALVDLGVLSDPGSGLYDADSELDVFDGYLE, from the coding sequence ATGCTCGGCGCCCGGGTCGCGGCCCACCTGGACGCACTGGGCCCCCTGGTCCCCTACgtgccgccgccgctgctgcccTCTATGTTCTACGTGGGCCTGTTCTTCGTCAATGTGCTGATCCTGTACTACGCCTTCCTTATGGAGTACATCGTCCTTAACGTGGGCCTTGTCTTCCTGCCCGAGGACATGGACCAGGCGCTCGTGGACCTCGGTGTACTCTCCGACCCCGGCTCGGGCCTTTACGATGCTGACTCGGAGCTCGACGTCTTTGATGGGTACTTGGAGTAG